CGGCATACCGCCCGGCGATAGCTTCGTCATGAAGATGCGCGTCGAAATCGAATTCTGCATGCAGTGTCATTGGTTGCTGCGCGCAGCCTGGATGGCGCAGGAACTGATCGGCACGTTTCCGGACGATCTGGCGGAGGTGGCCTTGAAGCCGGGCAGTGGCGGCGTGTTCCGTGTTCGGGTGGGTGACCAGCTGATCGTGGATCGAAAGCGCGACGGCGGTTTCCCGGACCTCACGGCACTCAAGCGAAAAGTGCGCGACTGCGTTGATCCGGAGCGATCGCTCGGCCACATTGATCGCGGGGATTGAGCGGTCAGCTGCCTGCGAATTCCCGCCGCTCAGGTCATCAAGCTGGAGTATTC
This genomic stretch from Banduia mediterranea harbors:
- a CDS encoding SelT/SelW/SelH family protein, with amino-acid sequence MKMRVEIEFCMQCHWLLRAAWMAQELIGTFPDDLAEVALKPGSGGVFRVRVGDQLIVDRKRDGGFPDLTALKRKVRDCVDPERSLGHIDRGD